AAAGCTCAAAACACCTTTGAATATTTTACATAAAAAAGAAAGACTGGATGAAAGAGAATTCATCATAATGAAAAGACACGTCGTAGATACTTACAGAATTCTGGAAAATTCGGGGCTCACGAACATCGCAAAAATTTCTGCTTCTCACCACGAAAGATTAGATGGGACAGGTTATCCAACTGGGTTGAAGGAAAACCAGACTTCGATCTATCAGAAAATAATCCAAGTCTGTGATGTATTTTCTGCGTTAGTAGAACATAGGCCATACAGAGAGAGAATGGAAGTTAAAGATGCCCTTTCAGTTATCGAGAAAGATGTGATGAATAAAAAATTGGATAAAATAGTATATGACAAATTGAAAGAACTTGTTAAAAACGGACTTTCAACAGAAGATTTGATCTTTCGCAATGCACTTGAGGAATTGTTCGGTTTGAATTTCGATGAGATCAAACACACAATGAGTTTTTCTTCGACTGAGGAGGGATAATCTGTGAAGGGCTTTGTTGTAAATGCCTGGTTTCAGACCTGGAGTAAACTTTTTGGTTCTGACATCATAAGAAAACTGAGAGAAAAACACGGTCTTGATCCCGATAAAGTCTACAGTCCCATCGATGATCTGTCAGATAATATCCCAATAGAAATCTCAAAAGACCTTGCCTCCATAAAGGGTTTGAATTATGATGATCTGTGGTACAAAACGGGAAGAGAAAATCTCAAAACTTTCTTTGAACATTACCCAGAGTATTTCAAAAAGTCAGGTTTTCTCTCCTTCATGTCAGCAATGGATGCGGTGCACAGAGTTCTCACAAAAAGAATCAAAGGCGCTACACCTCCAAGGGTTTTCTTCAAACTCAAAAGCAACACTAAAGCCGTTATCAGATATCAATCGCGTAGAAATTTCAAGAAATATTTCCTTGGTTTGATGGATTCGGCCTCAGAGTTTTTCAACGATCCCATAAAATACAAGATCGTTTCTGAAGGTACTACAGATGGGCAGAATTATTTTGAAATCGAAGTTGAAGCTACCAAGAGTTACGGAAACTTTGAAAAGATAAAGACCGTGATAGGTCTTGGAGTTGGATTTATCAAGTCATTAGTGCCAGTTTATGTTTTAATGTTACCAATCTACACATTCGCTATAACCTTGCTTTCTTTTATGTTCATTCCTTCAAATATTTATGTTAAGTCATTTATAAGTGCAATCGGTGTCTTTGTACTCTCTTTCATAGGTATGAATGGATTTAAAAAAGGTGTCAGAGCTGTAGACGACGCTATTCAGTCAGTTGCAAAGAAAGATCTCGATAATCCAACATCAATAGATGGAATAAAGGAATTCTCAGATCTTTCGCAATCACTTGCAAGAGCTGTTGATAATATTAAAGAAGTCTTTCTGGCAATATCTGGAGATGTTCAGGAGATAAATTCGTATTCTGAAAAAGTCATAACCGCGGTCAATGCAATGAGAGAACAACTCGATACAATGGGTTCACTCTCGAATGAGATAGCCAACACCGCTGTTCAAATAAGTAATGACACAGAGAGAATATCAAATGCCGTCAGTTCAAATGTTGAGACGATAACTTCGATTATCTCTGAACAGACTCAGATAATCAACTCTTTAAACGAAGCTGTTTCTTTGATAGTAAACTCCGCAAACAACGTGGAGCAATCTGCAGATGGTATCGTCAAGATGAGCGAGAGATTCTCAATGCTGGTAGAAGAAGGAAAAGAACTTCAAAATCAAGCAAGCCTTATCATGGAAGTAGCTTCTACTGTTTCAAGCATCGCAGAGCAAACAAATCTTTTGGCATTGAATGCGGCAATAGAAGCGGCACGAAGCGGAGAAGCAGGAAGAGGTTTTGCAGTTGTCGCAGACGAAATAAGAAAACTTGCCGAAGAGAGTAGAGCATCTGCTGCAAAGATCTCAGAATTTCTTGGCTCGATCACTTCTGGTATCGAAAAACTCGGGAAAACTATACAATCTGAATTCAGTGAGATGAAAGAACAATCAAGAAGATTGCTCGAAAGTTCCGAAAGAAATAAAGAATCCAGTAATGTCATATCATCTATTTCACAAAAACTCAACACACTCATAGAAACCCTGAACGACCAGGCCGGTAAACTCAACAGCATCACCAACAGCATACAAAACTTGCTCGCAATATCTGAAGAGAGCTCTGCAACAGCAGAAGAAATAAGTTCTTCAATCCAAAACTTCTTTGCACAGTTGAAGGTCGTTCTGGATAGTGTTAATGAGACTGTGAAATTGCTGACTGTGATAAAAGAAAACTTTGAGGGCATGAAGTTGTGATTTGGTTCACCAAAAAATCAAAATGAGGATTTTTATGGAGGGAAGGATATGAACCTTCTTGAAAACATACCTTATAGC
The DNA window shown above is from Thermotoga profunda AZM34c06 and carries:
- a CDS encoding heme NO-binding domain-containing protein; this translates as MKGFVVNAWFQTWSKLFGSDIIRKLREKHGLDPDKVYSPIDDLSDNIPIEISKDLASIKGLNYDDLWYKTGRENLKTFFEHYPEYFKKSGFLSFMSAMDAVHRVLTKRIKGATPPRVFFKLKSNTKAVIRYQSRRNFKKYFLGLMDSASEFFNDPIKYKIVSEGTTDGQNYFEIEVEATKSYGNFEKIKTVIGLGVGFIKSLVPVYVLMLPIYTFAITLLSFMFIPSNIYVKSFISAIGVFVLSFIGMNGFKKGVRAVDDAIQSVAKKDLDNPTSIDGIKEFSDLSQSLARAVDNIKEVFLAISGDVQEINSYSEKVITAVNAMREQLDTMGSLSNEIANTAVQISNDTERISNAVSSNVETITSIISEQTQIINSLNEAVSLIVNSANNVEQSADGIVKMSERFSMLVEEGKELQNQASLIMEVASTVSSIAEQTNLLALNAAIEAARSGEAGRGFAVVADEIRKLAEESRASAAKISEFLGSITSGIEKLGKTIQSEFSEMKEQSRRLLESSERNKESSNVISSISQKLNTLIETLNDQAGKLNSITNSIQNLLAISEESSATAEEISSSIQNFFAQLKVVLDSVNETVKLLTVIKENFEGMKL